From Carassius auratus strain Wakin chromosome 10, ASM336829v1, whole genome shotgun sequence, a single genomic window includes:
- the pnx gene encoding homeobox protein pnx — protein sequence MDTLEETVRMHEETGNSPVLGKTSFSIADILDPSKFTGKHQETQRDVNTRENSICSLANKDSAKTTESENPADSNSVSGAKGKSKRIRTAFTLDQLRILERSFQNSHYLSVFERHCIATALRLSETQVKIWFQNRRTKWKKEQEGHGGEEQKHCAHPAFMQNSCIYALPGHHANPVHYYTPPHHHTLVMF from the exons ATGGACACACTTGAAGAGACTGTCAGGATGCATGAAGAAACTGGCAATTCACCAGTGCTGGGAAAAACCTCTTTTTCCATCGCAGACATTCTGGATCCCTCCAAATTTACCGGGAAACATCAGGAGACGCAGAGAGACGTCAACACGCGGGAAAACTCAA TTTGTTCACTTGCAAATAAAGACAGTGCAAAGACGACGGAATCTGAAAACCCAGCAGATTCAAACAGTGTTTCTGGCGCGAAGGGGAAATCGAAGCGGATCCGCACCGCGTTCACACTGGATCAGCTGCGCATCCTGGAGCGAAGCTTCCAGAACAGCCACTATCTGTCAGTGTTTGAGCGCCACTGCATCGCCACGGCCCTCCGTCTCTCCGAAACACAGGTCAAGATCTGGTTCCAGAACCGACGCACCAAATGGAAGAAGGAACAAGAAGGTCATGGAGGAGAGGAGCAGAAACACTGCGCACATCCAGCATTCATGCAAAACTCTTGTATTTATGCGCTGCCTGGACATCACGCAAACCCTGTGCATTATTACACACCACCTCACCACCACACCCTCGTGATGTTCTGA